CCACGCGATCCCTTCGAGTCGATCGACGTCTCCGGCGTGGGCCAGTTGATGGAGTTCGCCGTATCGAAGGGGCGGTCGGTCAAACCTTGGCTGAAACTGGGGATTTGCGGGGAACACGGCGGCGAGCCGGATTCAATCGAGTTTTGCAACGACCTCGGACTCGATTACGTGAGCTGCTCCCCTTACCGGGTTCCCATCGCCCGATTGGCTGCCGCGCAGGCAGCGCTCAAGAAGGGCGTGGCCGTCATGGTCGACAAGTAGCCATTACGCTTTTCGGGGCGGCTGGCAATAATGCTGGTTTCGCAGGTACTGGTCTACATTAGCGTCACGATTCGGGGCGGACTGTGATACGATTCAATTTGAATTCGACGCCGTTTTGCGGCGTTGGTTGAAATGATAGGAGGAGATTCTGTGAAAACACTTCGAATTGCTGCGCTTGCTGTGGTGGGCGGCGCGATCGCTTCGGCAAATGCCACTTGGTACTTCAGCGAGGCCGCTTTCGTGGCGGCTATTGCCCCAGGTTACTACCTGGAGACGTTTGCTGGATGGACCTACGGTTCGCCGCTGAACGGCTCTCAGTTGACTTGGAGCGCCCCGGGCGCGAACGGCTACGGCTGGGATGCGAGCGCTCCTGGCGGACTCTGGTCGAACCCAGACGCTCTCTCGACGAACTCCGCGTTCGATCCCGTAACGATCACGATGACCGGTAACACGGCGACGGCGTTTGGCGCCCGACTCGCGAACTCCGACATCAACGGCGCCCTGATCAACGGAACGGTTACCCTCGACATCGCCGGTATTGGCCTTCAGAGCATGGCCACCGGTGGGGGTGAGCAGTTCATCGGTTGGGTCGGTGGCGGCGCGATCACGAGCGCGACCATGTCGGCCGACGATCCCGGCGTCAATAGTTGGGTCAACATCGACAACGTCTACACGGGCGTGGTTCCTGAGCCTGCGACGATGCTCGCCCTTGGGCTGGGCAGCGCTGTAGTCGCTCTGCGACGCCGCGTTCGCAAGTAAGCGAACTCGAAAGTCCTTGCCGAGCGTCCCGTGCAAGCCACGGGGCGCTCGCTTCTGTTTCTGGTGCGCTGAACGGATGGGAGACCCCAAGCCGTCTCTCTGAGAAAGAGGCAAACATAGGACTACGGGAACTGAAACTCGTCGGTTCGTGTTCCGGTAGTTACAGGAAGGAACCCCAAGGAAATCACCTCGTGGCAAGTCGAAACGTCGCAGCGATCGTAGCTGATAGCGGAGCGTTCAGCGAACTGATGGAGAAGACCTACAAGAAGGTCTTCAGCCTCGCCTACCGACTTGCCGGTGATCGGAACGACGCCGAGGATCTCACCCAAGAAGCTTATTACCGGGCGTACCGCAGTTTCGGAGATTATGAGGGCGACAAGCCGTTCGAAAACTGGATCTTCCGGATCGTTACACGGCTTTTCCTCGACCTCTTGCGAGCCCGAAAGCGGCGCATCCAGCCGGTGTCCCTCGATTCGCCCCTAATTCGTGAGAGCACCGAGGAATCGCTGTTCTTCGAAGTCGCAGACTCCGCGCCTGACCCCGAAGCGCAGTTTGTCGATCAGACGTTTTCGGAAGACCTGCAACTGGCGTACAACGCGTTGAGTTCCGAACAGAGGATGCTCGTCATGCTCGCCGATGTCCAGCAAATGCCATACAAAGAGATCGCTCTGCTGATGGACAAGCCTGTGGGCACCATTCGGTCGAGGCTCCACAGGGCTCACAAGCAGATGCGGGCGAAGTTGCTGAGGCTGCGTGAGGGGCGCGCTCCGACAGAGAGCCCCAGCTAACCTCCTCTCCCAATTCGAGCGCCGAAAGGGTCAAATCACCCGCAAATCGGGGTAGCCTCCCCGCATGATGGCAGCTTCCCATGCGCGTGGCCGGGGCCGAGTCGTCCCGGTTCTTCTTGTCCTTTTGTCGCTATTCTCGGGCGCGTACGGCCAGAAGAAGGTCCTGACGCACGACTTGTACGACAGTTGGAAGTCGATCCGCTCGCCAATGCTCTCGAAGGACGGCAAGTGGCTCGCCTACCAGGTGGCGCCTCAAGTCGGCGACGGCGTGTTGATCGTACGGGCGACCGCCTCGGGCGCAGAAGTGAAGATCGAGCGGGGAACTGCCGCGAACTTCAGCCACGATTCGAAGTATCTGCTGTGTACGGTCGTCCCACCGAAAGAGGAAGTCGACAAGGCGCGCCGCGAGAAGAAGCCCGCCAAAGACCAGCCCAAGAACTCCCTGGCCGTGCTCGAACTCGGGCAGTCCACGCCTAAGGTCATCGAACGCG
The genomic region above belongs to Candidatus Nitrosymbiomonas proteolyticus and contains:
- a CDS encoding RNA polymerase sigma factor, sigma-70 family, with protein sequence MASRNVAAIVADSGAFSELMEKTYKKVFSLAYRLAGDRNDAEDLTQEAYYRAYRSFGDYEGDKPFENWIFRIVTRLFLDLLRARKRRIQPVSLDSPLIRESTEESLFFEVADSAPDPEAQFVDQTFSEDLQLAYNALSSEQRMLVMLADVQQMPYKEIALLMDKPVGTIRSRLHRAHKQMRAKLLRLREGRAPTESPS